The Chloroflexota bacterium genomic interval AGCCATATCACGCATTTTCCTCAGGCTCGCCATTTTATCCGGCTGCTGAGTTTGCTCTTTCTGCTCCTGTAGAATGCTGCTAGCTTGGTGGATATCGCCGGTATACAGCAGCAGCAGGTTTTGCACCAGTTCGTCTTTACGTTCCGATGACCAGATAATCGGTTCGGTAGTGACAGTTTCATCGGTATTGAACTGAAAATAACGGAGGCCACCATAAGCAGTGATGTACTGGTCCTGTTTGCCGATAGGCTCGCCCAGAATGTCAATCTCAATGTGACATGCTTCTCTGGCAAGTTCTTCGGCGGACTTGAGAATTCCCTTATAGCCATAGAGAGCATTGAGCAAGCCTACGGTGAAGCTGCCAGAAGAACCGAGGCCGGCCCCGGCGTGAACATCGGCCACCGAGGCAATCTCTATTCCACTCCGGATTCCGACCAATTTCAAGGCTTCTCTGACTAACGGATGACGTATTTCGTCGACGCTGTCAACTATTTCCGTTTTGGCATAGTAACTTACCCTGATGGCATCGGTGAAGCGTTTGTTAACGATGATGTACATGTATCGGTTTATCGCTGTGCTCACCACGGCCCCGGGTTCATTCCGGTAGAATTCACGCAAATCGGTCCCGCCACCGACAAAGCTGATTCTGAATGGAGTTCGCGTAATTATCATCACGGCACCTTTTTCACAACTCCTTCAAAAACCTGCTGCTGTTCCGGCGTTCCGATATCATAAAACCGCTGCCTTATGATATGAGCAGCCAGCTCCCCTTGTTCTATTAAGTAACGATATATCCCGTCTTCAAGAGAAATCGGCACCCCCCCCGGGACGAAATCCAGTACTTCTTTCCGGAGGATTACCGCGCCCGCTTCCACATAATTCAGTTCCGGTGATACTCCTTCCCTATCATATCTTACCACCATTTTATCATTGTCAAGAGCGATATTATTTCTCACACCGGTATCCACTTCATTATTATAGACCACCATAAGGGCCTTCCGTCCGAGCTGCAAATACCTCTCTTCCACTTCATGGTAATCAATCGGCAGGTAGGTATCCCCGTTAAGCACCAGGAAGTAGCTATCCAGCATATCCCGTGCCCGTTTCAGCGCACCCCCGGTGCCAAGCAATTTTTTACCTTCCTCGCTGTATTTTATGTCCACGCCCATTTCGCGTCCATCGCCAAAGAAGTCCCTTACCTGCTCTCCTAGATAGCCAGCGCATATGACGATGTCTTTTATACCCTGGTTTTCCAGAAGCCGTACGACGTAATAGAGAAAAGGCTTACCGTGGAACGGTATCATTACTTTGGGCATAGCTCTGGTCAATTCTCCCAGTCTGGTGCCCAGACCACCTGCCAATATGACCGCCTGCATGGTTGGTTCCTCAGGCCGACTCAGCCAGTATCTCCTTTATCGCCAGACGAATTGCCTCTTCAGAACTGTATTTCGGCTTCCAGCCCAGTTTTTCCATTCTTGACGTTTCCAGGCAGATACGGGGGACATCTCCCGGCCAGCCCCGGCTTCCTCCCGTGTATCTCAACGTAACCTCGGACAGCCCCATCTGTTCCAAAAGTATGCGACTTATTGTCGTGACATCGACCATGTCATGATTGCCCAGGTTAAAAACGTTGACCTGTCCATCGGAATGCTGGTGACCGTATAACACGCCATCCACGCAATCGCTGACATGTATGTAGGGCTTTGACTGTTTGCCGTCACCGAGTATTTCCAGTTCCTCGTTATTTTTTTTCAGTTTATTAATGAAATCGTAAATTACACCGTGGGTTGCCCTCGGGCCAACGACATTGGCAAAGCGAAAAATCCACGCCTGCATATTAAAGAGATGGCAGAATGCTGTAATCAGGCCCTCACTGGCAAGCTTGGCGGCTCCATAAAGAGATATGGGCTGCAATGGACCATGGTCTTCAGAAGCAGGCTCGCCGGATATTTCACCATACACAACGCTGCTTGAGGCAAAAATGATTTTACCGATACCCTGTCTTCGCATAGTCTCCAGGACATCATATGTGGCAATGGTTCCCTGATTCAGGTCGGCTGCAGTATCGTGTTGCCCGAGTCTCACGTCCGGGTTGGCTGACATATGAAAGACGACATCACTGCCTTTTATTGCCGTCGACAGTTGACCTCGATCCAGAACGTCAGCCTGAATAAATTTGAAATTGGGATTATTTAAATGCTGGCTGATGAACTCACGTTTCCCGGAACTCAGGTTATCGTAGACGGTAACCAATCCTGTATTTGTCAGGCGGTCGACCAGATGACTGCCGATGAACCCAGCGCCACCGGTGATAAAATACTTCATAATTTACCCATTACTTAATGAAATCTAACCGTAGTGAACGTTATTTGAATCGATTAAACGTAAACCGTTGGCTTGACAGAAGATAAAGACAGCGCTTTCTATAAATCGACTGAATTTTCCTGGAAATTTATTCCAATCTGTCTTCATCCCTACAGTGAATCGCGTATCCGCTTCACAAGTACGTTCAGTATTACGCCAGCAAAGATACACAACACCCCAACCGTAATCAGGAGCATTGCCACCATCGCGGTGCCCACGGCCACTTCGTTAATGGTAAAAAGGGCTCTCAAAACGATAACACCGGCCGCAATGCCCAGAATTACGGAGATGCTGCCAGCCAGTCCAAAAAATAGAAGAGGTCTCCTCTCCGATATCATCACCAGCACCCGATTCAGAACACCGACGCCGTGCTTAACAGGGTTCAGCGTTGAGCCATCTCTGGTATAAATAGCTGAGACAGGAACCTCGGCGATTTTGAGCCCTTTGGCCGTGGCCTCTGATATGGTCTCCGCCGAGATTGCCATCCCCTGCTCTTTGGGTTCAAGCACGTTTATTGCTTTTCTTGAAAAGGCCCTGAATCCCGACTCGGTGTCAGATAATGTGCTCCGGGAAAGTACGCGGGTGAAATAAGAAATGATTTTTTGCCCGAATTTGCGATAAGCTGGTATGTCTTCGCTTTTTATCTTTCGTGACCCGACGACCACATCAGCGCCATCCAGGATGGCGTCCACCAAGGACGACATCTCCTCGGGGTTATGCTGGCCATCAGCGTCAAGTAACACCAGTACATCTGGGTTTCTTTTCTTCGCTTCGGCAAGCACGGTCTGGACGGTGGCACCATAGCCACTGTTTTTCTGGTGCTGGACAACCGTGGCGCCGGCAAGCCGGGCTACCCGCGCAGTGCGGTCGGAGCTGCCGTCGTCAACTACCACCACCTCGTCGGCAAACTGCCGTGCCTGCAGGACAACGCTGCCAATATAATTCTCCTCGTTATAAGCCGGCATGCCGACGATTATGACTGGTTTTTCCGGTTTTTTCGTCTTACTACTATGTTCCAAGTACCCTTCCTCGCTCGTCATTATAACATATGCCGGGCAGAGTTGTGCTTTGTGCAAACTAAAAATTTGGTCATAGTACCAAAAAGTCTATAATTTACAATGCCCCCGTTTTGGGGTAAAATAGCTGATGTTCGGGCGGTTAGCTCAGTGGTTAGAGCGCCTGCTTCACACGCAAGAGGTCTCTTTCAGAGGAGACAAAAAACCGCCTGAATCCCCAAAATAGATACGAAATCTTGTCCCAACCCGGACGAAAGACCGGGATGTTTTGTTGAAAACACCTCTTGCTTCGCCAAATTTTGAAGGGGGACAAGATGAGAACAGTACCACCGGTAACACTTGAGCATCATATCGCAGGGTATCAACTTTGTGCCGCTACGGAAGGCAAAAGCCCGAATTCCATTGCCATTGTCACCAGCAGCGCCAATTATTTCCACCATTTCCTTACTTCTCAGGGAATCGTCGCGGCTATGACCGAGGTCACTCATCATGAAATCAGGGCATTCATCCTGCACCTGCAGCATAAGCGGTGTTTCTCCGACCATCGCTTCAACCATGCCCAAGATAAAGGTCTCTCAGGACACACCATAAATTGCTACCTGCGCAGCCTGAGAATATTCTTCTCCTGGCTCGTCTCAGAGGGAATCATAGACAGTACCCCTTTTGAGCGGGTGAAGATTCCGCCACCGCCAAGGAAGATCATCCCTACCCTGTCTGATCACCAGATTGGACAACTGTTTGGCGCTATCGATACTCGAACTACTCAAGGATATCGAGACTACACTATGGTGCTAACCCTGCTTGATACTGGTCTGAGGGTATCTGAACTCTGCAATCTAGAGCTAGGCAAACTGCGGTTAGAAGAAGGTATGCTCAAGGTTTTGGGCAAGGGGAATAAGGAGCGTCTTATCCCGATAGGTAAGCAGGTTCAGCGGTTGCTCTGGCGCTATATCGACCGCTACCGTCCCGAGCCAGCTACCGCCAACGGTGGCTTTGTCTTCCTCACTCGAGAAGGTAGATCACTAACCAAGGATAGGGTGGAGAAGATTATGACCTACTACGGTAAGAAAGCCGGACTAGCGGGGATAAGATGCTCACCTCATACCCTCCGCCACACCGCCGCGGTTACCTTCATTAGAAATGGCGGAGATGTCTTCAGCCTACAGCGGATGCTAGGCCACTCTAGCCTGGAGATGACCCGAAAATACTGTGAACTTGCCGATATTGATGTCAAAAAGGCACACATCACGGCAAGTCCGGTGGATAACCTCGATTTTGCCGCAATGGGATTGAACTCCCGGTTTCGATTCCCGAGGACTTGACAGCCAGACGTCGCTATGGTAATATTCGTAATGACTACTTGACAAACAGACTTCGTTATGGTAATATTTGTCATAGCTACTCGAAAAAGTGTAATATGATGAGGGTATTATTTATCTGCCTTGACTGTGGGAACCCGTTTTTTGAGCGAAATCCCGAGGCTACCCATCGTTGTGGTACCTGTGGCAGTTCAGCCGTGGTGAAACACGATGAGCTTCGGTCTGGAGCACTCGCTTTAAAGCCGGCAGCCTACCTGTGGCTCCTTCACGACGAGCATAGTATACCGCCTCCACCTCCACCTTGGGAGGTCATTAGCTTCCCGAAAAATGCCGCAGCTCTCTTTTCGGTCATGGGCAAAGCCAGAACTCCGGAGAGGCGACAACGAGCCGCTGAACTGATGCTTATCGAAGCGGGATTCCCGGAAGAAAAGGCACGCGGTTTGGCGAAGGGAATGTACCCATGACGACCAGCGGGCCGCTAAGGTTAGAACCAGAGACGTTGACCGATTTTCGTTGTCCTCGATGTCAAGCCCTTCTCTTCAGGGTAAGTGAGGGAAAGGGGATGATCGAGGTGAAGTGCCGGAAGTGCGGATACATGGCCCGGATGCACCTTAAGGAAAGGCGACCGAATTGAATGTCTAAGAGGTGAGCCCCGCGAGGGCCCTGGCGAGAGAGCCCAAAGAGGCCTGGAGGTTTCCAGGCCTCTTTTATTTACCGG includes:
- a CDS encoding GHMP kinase; protein product: MIITRTPFRISFVGGGTDLREFYRNEPGAVVSTAINRYMYIIVNKRFTDAIRVSYYAKTEIVDSVDEIRHPLVREALKLVGIRSGIEIASVADVHAGAGLGSSGSFTVGLLNALYGYKGILKSAEELAREACHIEIDILGEPIGKQDQYITAYGGLRYFQFNTDETVTTEPIIWSSERKDELVQNLLLLYTGDIHQASSILQEQKEQTQQPDKMASLRKMRDMA
- a CDS encoding glycosyltransferase family 2 protein, yielding MEHSSKTKKPEKPVIIVGMPAYNEENYIGSVVLQARQFADEVVVVDDGSSDRTARVARLAGATVVQHQKNSGYGATVQTVLAEAKKRNPDVLVLLDADGQHNPEEMSSLVDAILDGADVVVGSRKIKSEDIPAYRKFGQKIISYFTRVLSRSTLSDTESGFRAFSRKAINVLEPKEQGMAISAETISEATAKGLKIAEVPVSAIYTRDGSTLNPVKHGVGVLNRVLVMISERRPLLFFGLAGSISVILGIAAGVIVLRALFTINEVAVGTAMVAMLLITVGVLCIFAGVILNVLVKRIRDSL
- a CDS encoding tyrosine-type recombinase/integrase, translating into MRTVPPVTLEHHIAGYQLCAATEGKSPNSIAIVTSSANYFHHFLTSQGIVAAMTEVTHHEIRAFILHLQHKRCFSDHRFNHAQDKGLSGHTINCYLRSLRIFFSWLVSEGIIDSTPFERVKIPPPPRKIIPTLSDHQIGQLFGAIDTRTTQGYRDYTMVLTLLDTGLRVSELCNLELGKLRLEEGMLKVLGKGNKERLIPIGKQVQRLLWRYIDRYRPEPATANGGFVFLTREGRSLTKDRVEKIMTYYGKKAGLAGIRCSPHTLRHTAAVTFIRNGGDVFSLQRMLGHSSLEMTRKYCELADIDVKKAHITASPVDNLDFAAMGLNSRFRFPRT
- a CDS encoding NAD-dependent epimerase/dehydratase family protein; the encoded protein is MKYFITGGAGFIGSHLVDRLTNTGLVTVYDNLSSGKREFISQHLNNPNFKFIQADVLDRGQLSTAIKGSDVVFHMSANPDVRLGQHDTAADLNQGTIATYDVLETMRRQGIGKIIFASSSVVYGEISGEPASEDHGPLQPISLYGAAKLASEGLITAFCHLFNMQAWIFRFANVVGPRATHGVIYDFINKLKKNNEELEILGDGKQSKPYIHVSDCVDGVLYGHQHSDGQVNVFNLGNHDMVDVTTISRILLEQMGLSEVTLRYTGGSRGWPGDVPRICLETSRMEKLGWKPKYSSEEAIRLAIKEILAESA
- a CDS encoding NTP transferase domain-containing protein, encoding MQAVILAGGLGTRLGELTRAMPKVMIPFHGKPFLYYVVRLLENQGIKDIVICAGYLGEQVRDFFGDGREMGVDIKYSEEGKKLLGTGGALKRARDMLDSYFLVLNGDTYLPIDYHEVEERYLQLGRKALMVVYNNEVDTGVRNNIALDNDKMVVRYDREGVSPELNYVEAGAVILRKEVLDFVPGGVPISLEDGIYRYLIEQGELAAHIIRQRFYDIGTPEQQQVFEGVVKKVP